One Capsicum annuum cultivar UCD-10X-F1 chromosome 2, UCD10Xv1.1, whole genome shotgun sequence genomic window carries:
- the LOC107859272 gene encoding low-temperature-induced cysteine proteinase, protein MRNVQETCLLLFLFLILAALSSQVYCLSSDFSILDIPDEFISDEGVFQLFQEWKQKHGKVYKDEKEEEMRLDKFRRNVKYIVETNSKRKSTSQHFVGLTNFADMSNEEFREVHGSKIKMPFNKRKIIQMKNVEKNPTPISCDAPRSRDWRKHGAVTEVKNQDLCGACWAFSACGAMEGINAIVTGELISLSVQELINCDSETNSGCYGGYMDPAFEWVINNGGIDSEADYPYTFSQGACNITKVNHKVVTINGYQDVPQEETALLCAVAQQPVSVGIVATSADFQLYRGGIYDGSCSSSPDDLDHGVLIVGYGSDGNDGYWIIKNSWGTSWGVEGYGYIRRNTNLPYGVCAIXXXXXXPPPPCPPPPPPPFPKPNECGDWYYCPEDETCCCELHFFGICLIHHCCPFENGVCCRGSDFCCPIEYPICDVYEGLCFKRFDDTVGVAAKKRQMAHYKLPWSTSTKEREEMGQTLKWRRKHVAPVF, encoded by the exons ATGAGAAATGTTCAAGAAACTTgtcttctactttttcttttcttgatcttAGCTGCTTTATCATCTCAAGTATATTGTCTTTCTAGTGACTTTTCAATATTAGACATACCAGATGAGTTCATATCAGATGAAGGAGTTTTCCAACTTTTTCAAGAATGGAAGCAGAAGCATGGGAAAGTTTACAAGGATGAGAAAGAGGAAGAAATGAGGTTGGACAAGTTTAGAAGGAATGTGAAGTACATAGTGGAAACAAACTCAAAAAGGAAGTCAACTTCACAACATTTTGTTGGTCTGACTAATTTTGCTGATATGAGCAATGAAGAGTTCAGGGAAGTTCATGGTTCAAAGATAAAGATGCCCTTTAACAAGAGGAAGATTATTCAGATGAAGAATGTGGAAAAAAACCCAACTCCAATTTCTTGCGATGCTCCTCGTTCGAGGGATTGGAGGAAACATGGGGCTGTCACTGAGGTCAAGAACCAAGACCTATGTG GAGCCTGCTGGGCATTTTCAGCATGTGGAGCCATGGAGGGAATAAATGCAATAGTTACCGGTGAACTTATTAGCCTTTCCGTCCAAGAACTTATCAATTGTGATAGTGAAACTAATTCCGGCTGTTATGGTGGATATATGGACCCTGCTTTTGAGTGGGTGATCAACAATGGTGGCATCGATTCAGAAGCTGATTATCCATACACTTTCTCTCAAGGCGCATGCAATATCACCAAG GTGAACCATAAGGTTGTAACAATCAATGGGTACCAAGATGTGCCACAGGAAGAAACTGCCCTTCTTTGTGCTGTCGCTCAACAACCTGTCAGTGTGGGCATCGTTGCAACAAGTGCTGATTTTCAGCTATATAGAGGG GGAATCTATGATGGAAGTTGCTCTAGTAGTCCAGATGACTTAGACCATGGAGTACTAATAGTAGGATATGGTTCTGATGGGAATGATGGCTACTGGATAATCAAAAACTCATGGGGTACATCATGGGGAGTGGAGGGGTATGGATATATAAGAAGAAACACTAATTTGCCATATGGTGTTTGTGCTATTAANNNNNNNNNNNNNN CCCCTCCACCACCATGCCCTCCGCCCCCTCCACCACCTTTTCCAAAACCAAATGAATGTGGAGATTGGTATTATTGTCCTGAAGATGAAACATGTTGCTGCGAGTTGCATTTCTTTGGCATATGCTTAATTCATCACTGCTGTCCTTTTGAGAATGGTGTTTGCTGTCGTGGATCAGACTTTTGCTGTCCAATTGAATATCCCATTTGTGATGTTTATGAAGGCCTCTGCTTCAAG CGGTTTGATGATACTGTTGGAGTGGCAGCAAAGAAAAGACAAATGGCCCACTACAAGTTACCATGGAGTACAAGCACTAAAGAAAGAGAAGAGATGGGCCAAACTCTGAAATGGAGGAGGAAGCATGTTGCCCCAGTGTTCTAA